In Corallococcus soli, the sequence CACGGCGGGGCGTTGGACCTCATCTTCCCCCACCACGAGAACGAGATCGCCCAGAGCGAGTCCGCCACCGGCCAGACGATGGCGAAGTACTGGATGCACTGCGGCTTCCTGGACCTGGAGGGCGCGAAGATGTCCAAGTCGCTGGGCAACGTGGTGCGCCTGCGCGACGCGCTCGCCAAGGTGGACGCGGAGGCCCTGCGCTTCTTCTTCCTGTCCACGCACTACCGCCACCCGCTCAGCTTCGGGGAGAAGTCGCTCCAGGACGCGGAGATGCGCATGGAGTACTTCTACGAAACGCTGCGCAAGGTGGACGAGCGCGTGACGGGCAAGGACTTCGGCAAGGGCCCGCTGCACGGCGACCCCGCGCGCTTCCTCGCGGAGTTCGAGTCCTCCATGGACGACGACTTCAACACCGCCGGAGCGCTGGGCGCGCTGTCGGGCCAGTTCGGCCTGATGAACGAACTGACGGACAAGCCGCCCGTGAAGGACAAGGCGCTGGTGGGCCGCACGCTCCAGGCCCTGCGCGACCAGGTGCGTGAGATGTCCCGCGTCCTGGGCCTCTTCGAGGACGACGCCGGGCCGTGGCTGCTGCGCCGCCGCGACCGCGCGGTGCGCGAGCGGGGCATCGACGTGGTGCAGGTGGAGCGGCTGCTCGCCGAGCGGACCGCCGCGCGCGCCGCCAAGGACTTCGCCGCGGCCGACCGCGTGCGCGCCTCCCTCAAGGACATGGGCGTGGACATCATGGACACGCCTGGCGGCACCTCCTGGAAGGTGGCGGCGCCCGCCTCCTGAAAACCCGCTGGGGGCGGCCCGGGAGGCCATGCTACGCC encodes:
- the cysS gene encoding cysteine--tRNA ligase, with protein sequence MAPPSIRLFNTLSMQKEPLEPLVPGEVKVYVCGPTVYSYIHIGNARTFTSFDVVVRYLRYRGFKVTYVRNFTDVDDKIIKAAHETGETPVALASRFVEIFREDTQALRLREPDVSPRVSETIPEIVALIQTLVDKGFAYEAKGDVYFEVGKDDDYAKLSKRNLDELCQGERVQPGELKRDPLDFALWKAAKPGEPSWDSPWGKGRPGWHIECSAMSEKYLGRSFDIHGGALDLIFPHHENEIAQSESATGQTMAKYWMHCGFLDLEGAKMSKSLGNVVRLRDALAKVDAEALRFFFLSTHYRHPLSFGEKSLQDAEMRMEYFYETLRKVDERVTGKDFGKGPLHGDPARFLAEFESSMDDDFNTAGALGALSGQFGLMNELTDKPPVKDKALVGRTLQALRDQVREMSRVLGLFEDDAGPWLLRRRDRAVRERGIDVVQVERLLAERTAARAAKDFAAADRVRASLKDMGVDIMDTPGGTSWKVAAPAS